The genomic region CTAATTAAAAAGACAGGTGTGAGCAGGGCCGTAAAATACATTCTAAAATGAAGTAATTGCACGCAAATTGCACGCAAATTGCACGCAAAAGCTAGTAGTGAATTGGATGAGTGAATATCATGAGCTATGAATTATTTATTGCCCTGAAGTATCTGAGATTACATCATAAGACAAAATTCATATCCCTTATTACCCTAATATCTGTTCTCGGAATAGCTATTGGAGTAATGGCTGTTATTGTTGTTATGTCTGTAATGAATGGGTTTGATAAGCATTTAAAAGGCAAAATGCTCGGTATAAAATCTCACATTGCTATATCTGATACAGAGATAAAAGAATATCCTCAAATAATAGACAAGGTCAAGAATGTGTCTCATGTTCTAGGCTGTTCTCCTGTAATAGCAGGACAAGGGATGATCAAATATCAAACTGATGCTATGGGGATAATGATAAAAGGAATAGATCCCTTAATGGAAAAGAACACGACAGATATTTCAAAGTATATAATAGAAGGCTCAATGAAATTAGATAAAGACTCTTACAATATCGTGCTTGGAAAGGAACTGGCAAGAAATCTTGGTGTAAGACTGCATGAAGAAGTGACAGTGATATCTCCTGAATATAAAGTAGGGCCAGGAGGAGTAATTATTCCCAAAACTGCCAGTTTAAAGGTTATCGGACTATTTGAATGCGGCATATACGAATATGACAACACACTTGCGTATGTTTCTCTTAATACAGCGAAGAAACTTTACAACCTAAAAGGTGTGAATAGAATTGAGATAAAACTGGATAATATTTATCTTTCTCCACAGATCAGTGGGGAAATAAAAGAGCTCTTAGAGTATCGTTTTTTGGTCAGAGACTGGCAGACTCTGGATAGAGCCTTCTTTTTTGCACTTAAGCTTGAGAAAATCACAATGTTTATAATACTGGGTTTAATCATTATTGTGGCAGCGTTCAATATAGTCAGTACGCTTATTATGATAATTCTTGAGAAGACAAAAGATATAGGCATACTTAAAGCAATAGGGGCGGATTTAAGGAGCATAAGAAAGATATTTATTCTTGAAGGTACAATAATTGGGGTTCTGGGAACAATATTAGGATGTATTGGTGGAGTTGGACTTTGCTTGTTATTAAAAAAGTATCAATTTATACATCTGCCTCCCGAAGTGTATTACTTAAAAAATCTTCCTGTTGATATGCGTATTTTGGACTTCAGCGCGGTATGTGTAGCATCAATATTAATCAGTTTTCTATCCACTTTGTATCCAGCCAGCCAGGCTTCAAAGCTTGACCCTGTAGAGGCGCTAAGGTATGAATAAAACAATTATTCAGGCAAAAGGTTTACATAAAAAATATTCTGATGGAGAGAAGGAACTACTGGCTTTGAAAGATGTTAATCTGGATATTTACAAAGGAGAATTTCTCTCAATTACAGGTCCTTCAGGTTCAGGGAAAAGCACACTTTTACATATACTCGGTGTATTGGATTCTCCTACAGAGGGAGGCCTGAAATATGATGGGGTTGATATAAAAAAAATGACTGAAGATGAAAAATCTACTCTTCGCAACAGGAAAATAGGCTTTATATTTCAGTTCTTTCATCTGTTTTCTGAGTTGACGGTTATTGAGAATGTAAGCCTTCCCCTGATGATAAAAAGCAAGAAATACAGGCTGCCAAAGGAGAAACATAAAGCTATCGAGCAAGTACTTGGAGATATTGGCCTGGGAAAAAGGCGCCTTCACAGGCCCAATCAGCTCTCAGGCGGGGAGCAGCAAAGGGTTGCAATAGCCCGTGCCTTGGTCAATAACCCTGAGATTATACTTGCAGATGAGCCAACAGGTAATCTGGATAAAGAGAACAGGGACACAATCTACAAACTGCTCTGGAATCTCAATAAGGATAAGGGTATTACGATTGTTATTGCAACACACGATGAAACTTTTGCTAAAACTGCACCGCGTATGCTTAAACTTGTAGACGGCTCTGTAAAAAGCGGCTAAAAACTTTTTGTAATATAAATCGTAAAATCTTGCTACAAACTAAATTTAGACAAAGCCCATAAAATAAAATATAATAATCCGCCATGGAAAAAGAAAAATTACCCAAAAAGCTAAAAGAAAAACTGAAAAAAGATTTTCAGGATGAAGAAATCCTTATAGCCCTCAGTTCGGATGTTACTGCTAAGGGCTTATATGGTGAGGAATGGCTTGTTGTTACCAGTAAAAAACTTCTGGTTTTTTCGGTCAATAAACTGGATGTAGATATTCTTTCAGTAATAGAGCTTGATTCTATAAAGAAAGCAGAAGCTATAAATCTGGTCGGCAGTGGAGTTTTAGAAGTTGACACTGGAGAGCACATTTACCGTCTAATTTCGTACTCAGATGCGAAGAATGCGGATTTTTGCCAGGCTGTTGATGACATAAAAGATCTTTTGAGTGGGAAAAGTCTTGTAGGAAAAGATAGAACTAAACATAGAAAAATATGCAAAACATGTTCAAGACCAATCCCGCAGGATATGAACAAGTGTCCTAGATGTACTGAGAGAAGAAAAACTCTTTTCCGCATATTAAATTTTTCCAGACCATATACAAAGCTTCTCTTTTTCATATTCTTGACAATGATTCTTGGTACAGGATTTGGACTTGCAACCCCATATATGAGTAAACTATTCATAGATTTTATATTTAAACCGGATTCTATAACAGGAATATATGTTTACGCTAAATGGCTGCCTTTAGCAGTATTAGTATTGTTAGTCGCATACGCAGGGCAGTTATTTTTCGAGGGTATACGGGAGAGACTATCTGGTTCTATGGGCTTTAGAACAGTTTATGATGTAAGAGCTGCCATGTATAAGAGACTGCAGGAACTATCTTTATCATTCTTTGATAAACACCAGACAGGTGCGATACTTGCAAGGGTCAATCAAGACACAGGAGAACTTCAACAGTTTCTTGTGGACTTTTTGCCTCTTACAATGGAGAGCATTTTTATGCTGATAGGAGTTGGTGCATTTCTATTTATATTAAGCTGGCAACTTACACTATTTATTTTCATTCCCGTTGTAGCAACTGTTTTGTTTTTGAAGAAGATTTTCCCGAACATAAGAACTTATTTCCATAGATTTTTCCAAAGACGAGCCAGGTTAAGTGCATTAGTGAATGATTCCATATCAGGCATGAGAGTTATTAAGGTCTTTGGACAGGAGTCAGCGGAAATAGAAAAGTTCGAAAGGAGAAGTGGCAGCTATCGAGATGCAGGGATAGAACTTACAAAAAAATGGAGTATATATCACCCAATTTTGCACTTTTTTATAATGTGTGGGGTTGTTGTCGTGTGGTTCGTTGGTGGAAAACTGGTGTTTTTAGAGAAAATGTCTGTTGGTTCAGTTGTGGCATATTCAGGGTATTTAATGATGTTTTATAGACCTGTTTTCATGCTTACAAGAATGGCTCAAATGATAACTAATTCACTAGCTGCAGGTGAAAGGGTTTTTGATGTGATTGATACAGAACCGGAAATTAAAGATAGTTCTGGTGCAGTAGGCATGCCGCATATAAAGGGTGAAATTGAATTTAGAGATGTAACGTTCGGATATAACAAGTTTAAGCCCATAATCAAGGATCTTACTGTGAAGATATATTCTAACGAGATGATTGGACTTGTTGGAAAAAGTGGTGCAGGTAAAAGTACAATGATTAATCTTATATGCCGCTTATATGATGTGAATAAGGGAGGCATTTTTATAGACGGACTAGATATTCGAAAAATAAAGCACTCTGATTTGAGGAGTCAAATTGGGATTGTACTACAGGAGACTTTTTTATTTAATGGAACAATATTCGATAATATTGCCTATGCAAAACCTGATACAACTAAGGAAGAAGTAATAGAAGCGTCTATTACTGCAAACGCACATGAATTTATTATAAATAAGCCTGATGGTTATGATACTGAAGTCGGGGAAAGAGGGAACAAGCTCTCGGTAGGAGAAAAACAGAGGATATCTATTGCACGTGCAATTTTAAGGAATCCTCGAATTCTTATTCTTGATGAGGCAACTTCATCTGTTGACACACAGACGGAGGGAAAAATTCAGGATGCACTCCTAAATCTTATAAGAGGCAGGACGACAATTGCTATTGCTCACAGGCTTTCAACACTGCGAAGTTGTAACAGACTGTTAGTTATTGAAGATGGGAAAATTACTGAGTTTGGAACACATGAAGAGCTTATGGCTAAAAAAGGTGTATTCTACAATTTGGTTATGATGCAAAAGAAGCTTTCAAAGATTAAAGCAGTTGACGGATAGGGGAAAATGAAGATATTAGACTATAATAATGTAAAATTTAAAAGATCAGAGTCTGGGGCGCTTAACATTACCCTGGAAGATGGGAAAAGAATTAGAGACGTTCATTGTATTCCTATGTTCCCTTTTTCCGACCCGGAGGATTTTATTTCTATTGTATGTAAAAAAGGTTCTGAATTTGAAGAGATAGGTATTATAAAACATTTTAAAAAACTGTCTTCAACTCAGCAGAATTTTGTAAGAGAAGATATAAAGTTTAGGTATTTTATCCCAGAGATTACGGACATAAAAAGAATTAAGCAGACGTATAGTTTATGGGAATGGGATGTTGTTACTGATCGAGGGGAAAAGAGATTTTATTTGAGGGATAGAAGAGAAAATTTTTTTCTTAAAGATGATGGCAGGATAATAATAACTGATGTAGAGAAATGCAGGTATAAAATTACCCGTCATAATAAACTGCCCGCAAAAGCAAGAATAGAATTGGATAGAGTACTTCTGTAAATCACAATAATAGAAAACAGGCATTACATAGATGAAACTTTTGCTAAAACTGCACCACGTATGCTTAAACTTGTAGACGGCCTTGTAAAAAATTCTGTTTAATATACTTTTTTTATTGACAGGTTTTTCCGTGTTTTATATACTCCCATTGAAAGTTTATATTAGGAAACTTCTGTGGATGTAAAGATTGGCCAAAAGATAAAAAGATTACGTGTAGAAAGCGGACTGACTTTGCAGGAGCTTGCTTCCAGGTCAAATCTTACAAAAGGATTTCTTTCACAACTGGAAAGAGATTTAACATCTCCAAGCATTGCAACCTTAACTCAAGTATTAGAGGTGTTAGATGAAGACTTATCCTCTTTTTTCAGCAAGGTAGAAAGAAATAAAATCATATACAGTAAGAGTGATAGAGTTGCCATCTCAGAAGGGGAAGGGGTTCCAAAAGTTGAAGTTTTGGTTCCAGGGGCTCAAAACAGAAACATGGATGTTGTGTTAGTAGATTTGGATGTCGGGCAGGTGACCTCAAAAGATAAAATTCACGAAGGTGAGGAGTTTGGTTTTATTATGACAGGTAAAATTGCTCTTCATCTCGATAAAAAAGTTATGAAAATATTTAGCGGGCAGTGTTTTTATTTCCGGTCAGAGGCAAGTCATTATATAGAAAATGTCGGGAAAAAGAGAGCAAGGCTTCTCTGGGTTTCATCCCCGCCAACTTTTTAAAAAGGAGATATGAAATGGATGCTTTAAGCAAACATATTTTAGGGGAATTGTATGATTGCGACAAGGCTCTTTTAAACGATGTGGATATGATAGAGAAAATCATGAATGAAGCGGCTAATGCTTGCGGAGCAACAATAGTTAAAAGCGTATTCCATCTTTTTAACCCTCACGGCGTGAGCGGCGTAGTAGTGATAGCTGAGTCTCATCTTGCGATTCATACATGGCCTGAACATTGTTTTGCATCAGTGGATGTTTTTACATGCGGAAACACAGTAGTCCCGTGGAAAGCATATGACTTCTTGAAGAAGAAGCTAAAAGCTAAGCGTTCTACAGTATTTGAGATGAGAAGAGGGCAGGGAATAAAGGAGAGACAGAAAAAATGATTATTAAAACTCCAACCTGTTTTTTTCTTGTTTCAGGAGAAGGAGAGGGGAAGACTCCTTTAAATGCTTTTGACATGGCATTGCTTAACTCCGGAATAGGAGATACAAATCTCGTTAGAATGAGTAGCATAGTTCCTCCTGCTTGTAAAAAAATGAAACCTATTAATCTTCCTTTCGGAGCGTTAGTGCCGGTAGCGTATGCATCTATTAGTTCTGATATTCCAGGTGAGATTATTTCTGCAGCAGTTGCCGTGGCAATACCGGAGAATGATTCTAAACCTGGTTTAATAATGGAATATTCAGCCAGAGGGCATAGGGAGGATATAGAGAATATTGTAAGAAGAATGTCTGAAGAAGGGATGTCTTCCAGAGGAGAAAAAATAAGGAAAATTACTTCTAAAAGCGTGGAGCATAAAGTGAAGAAGATAGGTAATGCATTTGCTGCAGTTGTCTTATGGGATAATGGAGAGATATAAATGGAACTGTGGTTTACTGAGAAACACACAAAAAATTTGGGAATTACGTTAAAGATAAAAACAGCTTTATTTCATGGTAAAAGTAAATATCAAGTAATTGATGTTCTGGATACGTTTGAATTTGGTCGCATGCTTCTTTTAGATGGGCTTGTTATGATTACTGAACGTGATGAATTTGTTTATCATGAAATGATTACTCATACTCCAATATGTGTTCACCCAAATCCGTCAAATATTCTAGTTATAGGAGGGGGAGATGGTGGAACTATCAGAGAGATTCTGAGACACTCTGAAGTTAAAAAAGCAGATTTGGTTGAAATAGATAAAATAGTTATAGAAAAAAGTATGGAGTTTTTTCCAAATGTCAGCAGTAAGCTTAAAGATCCAAGAGTTAATATTATTGTTAAAGACGGAATAGAGTATGTTAAGAATCATAAAAATGAGTATGATATTATAATCATAGATTCTACTGATCCCATTGGCCCGGGAGAGGGCTTAGTCAGAAAAGAATTTTACGAATCAGTTTTTGATAGTTTGAAAGAGGATGGTATTATGGTTGCTCAAACTGAATCCCCATTTATCAGCGGCAATTTGGTCGCTGATATATTTAAAAACATTAAAGCTGTTTTCCCAATAGCCAAAATGTATACTGCTTCTATTCCTACTTATCCGGGAGGATATTGGAGTTTTTCTATTGGTTCCAAGAAGTATGACCCAATAAAGGATTTTAATCAGAAAAGGGCGGCAGATATTCAGGCTCAACTGAAATATTACAACTCTGAAATTCACAGGGCCAGTTTTGCCCTGCCAAACTTTGCGCAAAAATTATGCAGTTAAGCACTAACCAGTTCCTCTGCGCTAATAAAAAATATGAAGATGCAGACATAGTAATTTTTGGCGCTCCTTTTGATGGAACGTCCTCATATCGCAGCGGTTCTAGATTTGCTCCAGACGCTATAAGGGAAGCGTCCAGAAGCATAGAAACTTATAGCCCTTTACAGTTTAAGGATACGGAAGATTTAAGAATTGCTGATATTGGGGATCTGGAACTTCCATTTGGAGAGAAAATACGTGCTCTTAATCAAGTAAAAAAACTAGTTAAGGATATTTTGCGAGACGGGAAAGTTCCAGTAGCAATTGGCGGAGAACATTTAATTTCTCTAGCGGCAATAGAAGAATGTTATAAAAAATACAAAAACCTGAATGTAATACAGCTTGATGCGCATACTGATTTGAGAGATCAATTTATGGATGAAAGGTTATCTCATGCTACGGTCATGAGAAGAGTATCTGAGATTGTTGGTTTTCAAAATATATATCAATTTGGTATCAGGTCAGGATTAAAAGAGGAATTTGCTCTTTGTAAAAAGCATAATACTATTTACCAATTCAGTAAAAAGGATTTTGAAAGGCTCATAAAGGCGGCTGCCAAGAAACCAACTTATATAACATTAGATATAGATGTTTTTGATCCATCCTTCGTTCCCGGAGTAGGCAACCCAGAAGCAGGGGGTATTTGTTTTAACACTGTTATGGCATTCTTGAAATACGCAAAAAAGTTACATATAGTTGGGCTTGATTTGGTTGAGCTTTCTCCACATTATGATCCATCAAATATATCTTCTTTTCTTGCTGCAAAACTATTACGTGAAATGCTTCTTGTAATCTAATTACAAAACTACCCAGCATATATTTAAACTTGTAGACGGCTCTGTAATGTGATAAAAATGTAAAATGATTCGCTATTTATGTTATCTTATTGCTCAGTTTCTTGCCATTTATCTTTCCAAGAAATGGGCCTATTGTGTGGCAAGGATAGTCAGCAGATTATATTACTACTTTTCATGGCAGAGCAGGCAGGCTGTTAGAAACAATATGTCTCATGTTGTCAAAGGAAAGTTAACCAAAGAAGAATTTTGCAGGTTAATATGGCTGACCTATTTGAACTTTGGTAAATATCTGGCGGATTTTTTGTTTTTTCCAAAAATAGATGCAAATAACATTGATAAAATTGTGAGAATAAAAAATAGGCATTACATAGATGAAGCTTTTAGCTATAAGCGGGGAGTAATCGCATTGAGCGCACATCTTGGCAACTGGGAAATAGGAGGGATAGCGCTTTCTCTTAAAGGTTATCCTATAAATGCAATTGTATTAAGTCATGATAACCCGAGAGTTAATCAGTTTTTTATTAGACAGAGAAAACAAAAAAATATGAATATAATTCCTGTAGGGTCTGCGTTTAGGAAGGCGCTTCGTGTATTAAGAAAAGGAGAGTCTATAGCTGTTTTGGGAGATAGAGATATATTTAAAAGAGGGATAAAGGTAGATTTATTCGGTAAAGAGGCAATTGTTCCAAAAGGACCGGCAATGATGGCTGTTGAGACAGGAGCGGCTGTACTGCCTGTTTTTGCTATCAGACAACCAGATGAGACATATAAACTAATTTTCGAGAAGCCCTTTTTTGCAAAAAGCGGGAAAAATAGAAATGAAAGCATACAAAAAACAGCTTTACAAATTGCGGGGATTATAGAAGAATACATAGGTCTTTATCCTGAACAATGGCTGCTTTTTCATCACATGTGGGAGGGAGAATAAATTAAACAAATATTAAGTATTAAACCCAGAAGCAATATTTGTGTTTTATTGCCATGCTTCAATGAGGAAGAACATAT from bacterium harbors:
- a CDS encoding lipoprotein-releasing ABC transporter permease subunit; translation: MSYELFIALKYLRLHHKTKFISLITLISVLGIAIGVMAVIVVMSVMNGFDKHLKGKMLGIKSHIAISDTEIKEYPQIIDKVKNVSHVLGCSPVIAGQGMIKYQTDAMGIMIKGIDPLMEKNTTDISKYIIEGSMKLDKDSYNIVLGKELARNLGVRLHEEVTVISPEYKVGPGGVIIPKTASLKVIGLFECGIYEYDNTLAYVSLNTAKKLYNLKGVNRIEIKLDNIYLSPQISGEIKELLEYRFLVRDWQTLDRAFFFALKLEKITMFIILGLIIIVAAFNIVSTLIMIILEKTKDIGILKAIGADLRSIRKIFILEGTIIGVLGTILGCIGGVGLCLLLKKYQFIHLPPEVYYLKNLPVDMRILDFSAVCVASILISFLSTLYPASQASKLDPVEALRYE
- a CDS encoding ABC transporter ATP-binding protein — protein: MNKTIIQAKGLHKKYSDGEKELLALKDVNLDIYKGEFLSITGPSGSGKSTLLHILGVLDSPTEGGLKYDGVDIKKMTEDEKSTLRNRKIGFIFQFFHLFSELTVIENVSLPLMIKSKKYRLPKEKHKAIEQVLGDIGLGKRRLHRPNQLSGGEQQRVAIARALVNNPEIILADEPTGNLDKENRDTIYKLLWNLNKDKGITIVIATHDETFAKTAPRMLKLVDGSVKSG
- a CDS encoding ABC transporter ATP-binding protein/permease, which translates into the protein MEKEKLPKKLKEKLKKDFQDEEILIALSSDVTAKGLYGEEWLVVTSKKLLVFSVNKLDVDILSVIELDSIKKAEAINLVGSGVLEVDTGEHIYRLISYSDAKNADFCQAVDDIKDLLSGKSLVGKDRTKHRKICKTCSRPIPQDMNKCPRCTERRKTLFRILNFSRPYTKLLFFIFLTMILGTGFGLATPYMSKLFIDFIFKPDSITGIYVYAKWLPLAVLVLLVAYAGQLFFEGIRERLSGSMGFRTVYDVRAAMYKRLQELSLSFFDKHQTGAILARVNQDTGELQQFLVDFLPLTMESIFMLIGVGAFLFILSWQLTLFIFIPVVATVLFLKKIFPNIRTYFHRFFQRRARLSALVNDSISGMRVIKVFGQESAEIEKFERRSGSYRDAGIELTKKWSIYHPILHFFIMCGVVVVWFVGGKLVFLEKMSVGSVVAYSGYLMMFYRPVFMLTRMAQMITNSLAAGERVFDVIDTEPEIKDSSGAVGMPHIKGEIEFRDVTFGYNKFKPIIKDLTVKIYSNEMIGLVGKSGAGKSTMINLICRLYDVNKGGIFIDGLDIRKIKHSDLRSQIGIVLQETFLFNGTIFDNIAYAKPDTTKEEVIEASITANAHEFIINKPDGYDTEVGERGNKLSVGEKQRISIARAILRNPRILILDEATSSVDTQTEGKIQDALLNLIRGRTTIAIAHRLSTLRSCNRLLVIEDGKITEFGTHEELMAKKGVFYNLVMMQKKLSKIKAVDG
- a CDS encoding DUF1854 domain-containing protein — translated: MKILDYNNVKFKRSESGALNITLEDGKRIRDVHCIPMFPFSDPEDFISIVCKKGSEFEEIGIIKHFKKLSSTQQNFVREDIKFRYFIPEITDIKRIKQTYSLWEWDVVTDRGEKRFYLRDRRENFFLKDDGRIIITDVEKCRYKITRHNKLPAKARIELDRVLL
- a CDS encoding XRE family transcriptional regulator — translated: MDVKIGQKIKRLRVESGLTLQELASRSNLTKGFLSQLERDLTSPSIATLTQVLEVLDEDLSSFFSKVERNKIIYSKSDRVAISEGEGVPKVEVLVPGAQNRNMDVVLVDLDVGQVTSKDKIHEGEEFGFIMTGKIALHLDKKVMKIFSGQCFYFRSEASHYIENVGKKRARLLWVSSPPTF
- the speD gene encoding adenosylmethionine decarboxylase, coding for MDALSKHILGELYDCDKALLNDVDMIEKIMNEAANACGATIVKSVFHLFNPHGVSGVVVIAESHLAIHTWPEHCFASVDVFTCGNTVVPWKAYDFLKKKLKAKRSTVFEMRRGQGIKERQKK
- a CDS encoding arginine decarboxylase, pyruvoyl-dependent; translation: MIIKTPTCFFLVSGEGEGKTPLNAFDMALLNSGIGDTNLVRMSSIVPPACKKMKPINLPFGALVPVAYASISSDIPGEIISAAVAVAIPENDSKPGLIMEYSARGHREDIENIVRRMSEEGMSSRGEKIRKITSKSVEHKVKKIGNAFAAVVLWDNGEI
- the speE gene encoding polyamine aminopropyltransferase, which encodes MELWFTEKHTKNLGITLKIKTALFHGKSKYQVIDVLDTFEFGRMLLLDGLVMITERDEFVYHEMITHTPICVHPNPSNILVIGGGDGGTIREILRHSEVKKADLVEIDKIVIEKSMEFFPNVSSKLKDPRVNIIVKDGIEYVKNHKNEYDIIIIDSTDPIGPGEGLVRKEFYESVFDSLKEDGIMVAQTESPFISGNLVADIFKNIKAVFPIAKMYTASIPTYPGGYWSFSIGSKKYDPIKDFNQKRAADIQAQLKYYNSEIHRASFALPNFAQKLCS
- the speB gene encoding agmatinase, giving the protein MQLSTNQFLCANKKYEDADIVIFGAPFDGTSSYRSGSRFAPDAIREASRSIETYSPLQFKDTEDLRIADIGDLELPFGEKIRALNQVKKLVKDILRDGKVPVAIGGEHLISLAAIEECYKKYKNLNVIQLDAHTDLRDQFMDERLSHATVMRRVSEIVGFQNIYQFGIRSGLKEEFALCKKHNTIYQFSKKDFERLIKAAAKKPTYITLDIDVFDPSFVPGVGNPEAGGICFNTVMAFLKYAKKLHIVGLDLVELSPHYDPSNISSFLAAKLLREMLLVI
- a CDS encoding lysophospholipid acyltransferase family protein, which encodes MIRYLCYLIAQFLAIYLSKKWAYCVARIVSRLYYYFSWQSRQAVRNNMSHVVKGKLTKEEFCRLIWLTYLNFGKYLADFLFFPKIDANNIDKIVRIKNRHYIDEAFSYKRGVIALSAHLGNWEIGGIALSLKGYPINAIVLSHDNPRVNQFFIRQRKQKNMNIIPVGSAFRKALRVLRKGESIAVLGDRDIFKRGIKVDLFGKEAIVPKGPAMMAVETGAAVLPVFAIRQPDETYKLIFEKPFFAKSGKNRNESIQKTALQIAGIIEEYIGLYPEQWLLFHHMWEGE